TGATCACCCGTCTGGATAACCTGTCTATCTACTGGCAGGAAGACACCCGCCGACGTTCTGTTATCGACAACCCGAAACGTGATCGGATTGAAAACTTTGAATCCGTCAACGAGGCGTATGTGGTCGAGGACTATCGCTGCGCGGCGCTGGTTGAAAACATCGAAATCGGTGATTTCAGCGCTCCTACAGCGCCTGCTGCTGCCGCAGAAACAGGAACCGGAGAGTAACGCATGAGCCTGAGTCCCGCACGGCAGCACCGCCTGCGCATTCAGGCCGAACAGGCCGCCCGTGAGGGCGGCTGTGTTCGCCATGCCTCGGGCTATGACCTGATGCTGCTGCAACTGGCAGAAGATCGCCGCCGACTTAAAGGCATCCAGTCCACGGTGAAAAAGGCCGAAATCAAGGTGGAGCTGCTGCCGAAATATGCCGCCTGGGCAGAGGGCGTGCTGGCTGCCGGAGGTACACAGCAGGATGACGTGCTGATGTATGTGATGCTGTGGCGTATTGACGCCGGTGATTATGCCGGTGCGCTGGAAATTGGGCGTCATGCGCTGCGCCATGGCTGGGTGATGCCGCTGGGCAACCGTAACGTGCAGACCGTGCTGGCAGAAGAAATGGCAGATGCGGCACAGAGCGCCCTGCTTGCGGCTGCTGATTTTGATGCGGGTTTGCTACTGCAGACGCTGGACCTGACAGCCGATCTGGATATGCCGGACCAGTCGCGGGCGCGCCTGCATAAAGCCATCGGCGCGGTGCTGAGTGAAAGCAACCCGGCATCGGCCCTGAATCACCTTACCCATGCGCTGCAGCTCGATCCCCGCTGCGGCGTGAAAAAAGAAAAGCAGCAGCTGGAGCGCAGACTGCGCAATGACAGCCGCTAACGAACGTGCCCCGCGCACGGGCGGCACGGGATTGCGAAAGGCACAGCCACATCAAAATCCCGTCCACCGCCCACTTATTCAGGAGAAAACCGCATGAAGTTTGTTGCGCCAGAACAGGCACCGGAGCAGGCGGAGGTCATCAAAAATACGCCGTTCTGGCCTGATGTGGACCTGTCAGAATTTCGCACTGTGATGCGTACTGACGGCACGGTGACGCAGCCGCGTTTAAAGCAGGTTGTGCTGACGGCAATTTCTGAGGTTAACGCTGAGCTGTACGACTTCCGCAACCGCCAGCAGATGCTGGGCTACCGGGCACTGGCTGAGGTTCCGTCGGACATGCTGGACGGTAAAAGCGAACGTATCCAGCACTACCACAACGCCGTTTTTTGCTGGACGCGTGCCGTGCTCAATGAACGTTATCAGGACTATGACGCCACCGCGTCAGGTGTGAAGCGAGGGGAGGAACTGGCGGAGGCCAGCGGTGATCTGTGGCGTGATGCCCGCTGGGCCATCAGCCGGGTGCAGGATGCACCGCACTGTACGGTAGAACTTATCTGATGAAAGTGCGTGCGCATCAGTATGACACGGTGGACGCGCTTTGCTGGCGTTATTACAGGCGCACGCAGGGTGTCACTGAGCAGGTTCTGAAAGCAAATCCGGGGCTGGCAGAGTACGGCCCATTTTTACCGCACGGGCTGCAGGTGGAACTACCGGATATTACGGTGCCAACCACTACGCAGACCGTCCAGCTATGGGACTGAATTATGACACTTGAACGAATCAGCACCTTTATCACTTACTGCATCGCCGTGCTGCTGGCATGGCTGGGCGATCTGTCGCTCAAGGATGCATCAACGGTTGGCGGCGTGCTGATTGGTGTGCTGATGCTGGCTATCAACTGGTACTACAAACACCAGTCTTTCAGATTGCTGCGCGATGGCAAAATTTCACGGGGGGAATATGAATCCTTCAATCGTTAAGCGCTGCCTTGTCGGGGCAGTGCTGGCTATCGCCGCCACGCTGCCCGGTTTTCAGTCGCTCAAAACCTCCGTTGAGGGGCTGAAACTGATTGCCGATTACGAGGGATGCCGCCTGCAGCCGTATCAGTGCAGCGCAGGTGTCTGGACTGACGGGATCGGCAATACATCCGGGGTGGTGCCGGGGAAAACCATCACGGAACGGCAGGCGGCGCAGGGGTTAATAAACAATGTGCTGCTGACTGAAAAAAGGCTGGATGCCTGCCTGATGGTTAAGCCACCGCAACATGTCTACGATGCGCTGGTGAGTATTGGTTTCAATGTGGGGACCGGCGCTATCTGCAGGTCAACCATGGTGTCATATATCAATCGCCAGCAGTGGTGGCAGGCATGCAACCAGCTACCGCGCTGGATTTACGTTAACGGTGTGAAAAATAAAGGTCTCGAGAACCGCCGCGCGCGGGAAATGGACTGGTGCTTAAAAGGAGCATCTTGAAATGAAATGGTTAAAAAGTTACTGGCTGCCGCTTTCGGTTCTGGCGCTTCTTTTGATGGTTGATGTGATTTTTCCTGCCTCTCATGCGCTTTTCCCGCTGGCGCTGATCATGTG
This Citrobacter enshiensis DNA region includes the following protein-coding sequences:
- a CDS encoding head completion/stabilization protein; this encodes MKFVAPEQAPEQAEVIKNTPFWPDVDLSEFRTVMRTDGTVTQPRLKQVVLTAISEVNAELYDFRNRQQMLGYRALAEVPSDMLDGKSERIQHYHNAVFCWTRAVLNERYQDYDATASGVKRGEELAEASGDLWRDARWAISRVQDAPHCTVELI
- a CDS encoding lysozyme — translated: MNPSIVKRCLVGAVLAIAATLPGFQSLKTSVEGLKLIADYEGCRLQPYQCSAGVWTDGIGNTSGVVPGKTITERQAAQGLINNVLLTEKRLDACLMVKPPQHVYDALVSIGFNVGTGAICRSTMVSYINRQQWWQACNQLPRWIYVNGVKNKGLENRRAREMDWCLKGAS
- a CDS encoding terminase endonuclease subunit, with the translated sequence MSLSPARQHRLRIQAEQAAREGGCVRHASGYDLMLLQLAEDRRRLKGIQSTVKKAEIKVELLPKYAAWAEGVLAAGGTQQDDVLMYVMLWRIDAGDYAGALEIGRHALRHGWVMPLGNRNVQTVLAEEMADAAQSALLAAADFDAGLLLQTLDLTADLDMPDQSRARLHKAIGAVLSESNPASALNHLTHALQLDPRCGVKKEKQQLERRLRNDSR
- a CDS encoding HP1 family phage holin, with protein sequence MTLERISTFITYCIAVLLAWLGDLSLKDASTVGGVLIGVLMLAINWYYKHQSFRLLRDGKISRGEYESFNR
- a CDS encoding tail protein X, whose product is MKVRAHQYDTVDALCWRYYRRTQGVTEQVLKANPGLAEYGPFLPHGLQVELPDITVPTTTQTVQLWD